One genomic window of Polyangium aurulentum includes the following:
- a CDS encoding acyl-CoA dehydrogenase family protein: MANFFTDNEDLRFYFEEGIDWDPLVEVTEYGYRTADGFKSAREAVGFYRDVAEMVGELSAEQIATRAADIDREGTRLDGGEAKDGPAMTAVFEALKAAELHRLCLPRELGGLNAPLLLYFLAGEMIARADVSVMTHHSFHGGMAMAALAYSVHEGTTDIDAVRAHVSKTRFSSAIEEMARGDAWGSMDITEPNAGSDMAALRTRAEQDENGRWYLTGQKIFITSGHGKYHFVIARTEDAKDPNDPFAGLGGLSMFLAKAYEDGPNGERRRFVTIDRVEEKLGHHGSVTAALSFDRTPAELVGKRGEGFKYMLVLMNNARVGVGFESIGLAENAYRMARAYAEERRSMGKTIAQHEMIADYLDEMRTDIQALRALAVEAAYHEEASQKLALLGRFAGLAATGREKERMEKELPMHRARSRRLTPLLKYLAAEKAVEIARRNVQIHGGVGYTKDYGAEKLLRDAMVLPIYEGTSQIQALMAMKDTLVGAIRRPHEFVSRLAQARLRAMSSRDPLERRVARIQSFSLSAQQFLLTRTAAGKLKSLADVPVSGWRDALTKGWDPKRDFSLAMLHAERLMKLLADEAIGEILLAQASAHPKRRELLVRWLDRAELRARALHEEITTTGGRILAMLAPEQEALAAE, translated from the coding sequence GTGGCGAACTTCTTCACCGACAACGAAGATCTGCGCTTTTACTTCGAGGAAGGCATCGACTGGGACCCGCTCGTCGAGGTCACCGAATACGGCTACCGCACCGCGGACGGCTTCAAGTCGGCCCGCGAGGCCGTCGGCTTCTACCGCGACGTGGCCGAGATGGTCGGCGAGCTTTCGGCCGAGCAAATCGCGACGCGCGCGGCGGATATCGATCGCGAGGGCACGCGCCTCGACGGCGGAGAGGCGAAGGACGGCCCCGCGATGACCGCGGTCTTCGAGGCGCTCAAGGCGGCCGAGCTGCACAGGCTTTGCTTGCCGCGCGAGCTCGGGGGGCTCAACGCGCCCTTGTTGCTTTACTTCCTCGCGGGCGAGATGATCGCGCGCGCCGACGTGTCGGTGATGACCCACCACTCGTTCCACGGGGGAATGGCCATGGCCGCGCTCGCCTACTCCGTGCACGAGGGGACGACCGACATCGACGCCGTCCGCGCCCACGTGTCGAAGACGCGGTTCTCGAGCGCAATCGAGGAGATGGCGCGCGGCGACGCATGGGGCTCGATGGATATCACCGAGCCGAACGCCGGCAGCGACATGGCCGCGCTGCGCACGCGCGCGGAGCAGGACGAAAACGGACGCTGGTATCTGACCGGGCAGAAGATCTTCATCACCTCGGGCCACGGGAAATACCATTTCGTCATCGCGCGGACGGAGGATGCCAAGGACCCGAACGATCCTTTCGCGGGGCTCGGCGGCCTGTCGATGTTCCTGGCGAAGGCTTACGAGGACGGGCCGAATGGCGAGCGGCGGCGTTTCGTGACGATCGATCGCGTCGAGGAGAAGCTCGGGCATCACGGCTCGGTGACGGCGGCGCTCTCGTTCGACAGGACCCCGGCCGAGCTCGTTGGAAAGCGCGGCGAGGGCTTCAAGTACATGCTGGTGCTCATGAACAACGCCCGCGTGGGCGTGGGTTTCGAGAGCATCGGGCTCGCGGAGAACGCGTACCGGATGGCCCGCGCGTATGCGGAGGAGCGGCGCTCGATGGGCAAGACCATCGCGCAGCACGAGATGATCGCCGATTACCTCGACGAGATGCGCACCGACATCCAGGCGCTGCGCGCGCTCGCGGTGGAGGCCGCATACCACGAGGAGGCGTCGCAGAAGCTCGCCCTGCTCGGGCGGTTCGCGGGCCTCGCCGCCACGGGGCGCGAGAAGGAGCGCATGGAGAAGGAGCTGCCCATGCACAGGGCGCGGTCGCGCAGGCTCACGCCGCTCCTCAAATACCTCGCGGCCGAGAAGGCGGTCGAGATCGCGCGGCGCAACGTGCAGATCCACGGCGGCGTCGGGTACACGAAGGATTACGGCGCCGAGAAGCTCTTGCGCGACGCGATGGTCCTGCCCATTTACGAGGGGACGAGCCAGATCCAGGCGCTCATGGCCATGAAGGACACGCTCGTGGGCGCGATTCGCAGGCCGCACGAGTTCGTCTCCCGCCTCGCGCAGGCGCGGCTGCGTGCGATGTCCTCGCGCGATCCGCTCGAGCGCCGCGTCGCGCGCATTCAGAGCTTCTCGCTCTCGGCGCAGCAGTTCTTGCTCACGCGGACCGCGGCGGGCAAGCTCAAATCGCTCGCGGACGTGCCCGTCTCGGGCTGGCGCGACGCGCTCACGAAGGGCTGGGACCCGAAGCGCGATTTCTCGCTCGCGATGCTCCACGCCGAGCGGCTCATGAAGCTGCTCGCCGACGAGGCCATTGGCGAGATCCTCCTCGCGCAGGCGTCTGCGCACCCGAAGCGGCGCGAGCTTCTGGTGCGGTGGCTCGACCGGGCGGAGCTGCGCGCGCGCGCGCTGCACGAGGAGATCACCACGACCGGCGGGCGCATCCTCGCGATGCTCGCGCCCGAGCAAGAAGCCCTGGCGGCGGAGTAG
- a CDS encoding 3-oxoacyl-ACP reductase, translating to MSDMLLEIGRNAHARKVIRAIGLPIPLPEPLARDPGPWQAQPLADRWIAVGATPGAELLPAIAECLAPAGAEAYLWGPTEMAAAFRDPGETYGRPARTFATLSERARVQGLVFDATGIADIAGLRTLHEFFHPSVARLARSGRVVVLGRVSGGSAEQAAAQAALEGFVRSAAKELGRTGVTANLLLVERGAEDRLAPVLRFMLSARAAFVTAQPIVVDARARALTRPPPFVRPLEKKLALVTGAARGIGEATARLLAQEGAHVLLLDRPEDDGPTSQLARAIGGTAIAVDLADEGSAARIAEAVRGFGGVDIVVHNAGITRDKTLARMSAAQWDQVLAVNLAAVARTHGALEPLLREEGRVVCLSSVAGIAGNVGQTAYAASKAGILGFVRVSAERLADRGITVNAVAPGFIETRLTAAIPMAIREVGRRLSALAQGGSPEDVGQAITFLVSPGAQGITGRTLRVCGGAFIGA from the coding sequence ATGAGCGACATGCTGCTCGAGATCGGTCGTAACGCGCATGCGCGCAAGGTGATCCGGGCGATCGGGCTGCCCATTCCGCTGCCCGAGCCGCTCGCGCGGGATCCTGGCCCCTGGCAGGCGCAGCCGCTCGCGGACCGCTGGATCGCCGTGGGCGCGACGCCCGGCGCCGAGCTGCTCCCCGCGATCGCCGAATGCCTCGCGCCCGCGGGCGCAGAGGCCTATCTATGGGGCCCCACCGAGATGGCGGCCGCATTCCGCGATCCCGGCGAGACCTACGGCCGCCCCGCCCGCACCTTCGCGACCCTGTCCGAGCGCGCGCGTGTGCAAGGGCTCGTCTTCGATGCGACCGGAATTGCAGATATCGCCGGCCTGCGCACATTGCACGAGTTCTTCCACCCGAGCGTCGCGCGCCTCGCGCGCTCGGGGCGCGTGGTGGTGCTCGGGCGCGTCTCGGGGGGCTCGGCAGAACAGGCGGCGGCGCAGGCGGCGCTCGAGGGATTCGTGCGCAGCGCGGCCAAGGAGCTCGGGCGTACGGGCGTGACGGCGAACCTCCTCCTGGTCGAGCGCGGCGCGGAGGACAGGCTCGCGCCCGTGCTGCGGTTCATGCTCTCGGCGCGCGCGGCATTCGTCACGGCGCAGCCCATCGTCGTCGATGCGCGGGCGCGCGCCCTCACGCGGCCCCCGCCTTTCGTGCGTCCGCTCGAAAAGAAGCTCGCGCTCGTGACGGGCGCGGCGCGGGGAATCGGGGAGGCGACGGCGCGGCTTCTGGCGCAGGAGGGCGCGCACGTGCTCTTGCTCGATCGCCCGGAGGACGACGGGCCCACGAGCCAGCTCGCGCGCGCCATCGGGGGCACGGCCATTGCCGTCGACCTCGCGGACGAGGGCTCGGCGGCGCGGATCGCCGAGGCGGTGCGCGGGTTTGGCGGGGTCGATATCGTGGTGCACAACGCGGGGATCACGCGCGACAAGACGCTCGCGCGGATGAGCGCGGCGCAATGGGACCAGGTGCTCGCGGTCAATCTCGCCGCCGTCGCGCGCACGCACGGGGCGCTCGAGCCGCTGCTGCGCGAGGAGGGGCGCGTCGTGTGCCTCTCCTCGGTCGCCGGGATCGCGGGCAACGTGGGGCAGACGGCTTATGCAGCCTCGAAGGCGGGGATCCTCGGGTTCGTGCGTGTGTCCGCGGAGCGGCTCGCGGATCGCGGAATCACCGTGAATGCGGTGGCGCCGGGGTTCATCGAGACGCGGCTGACGGCGGCCATTCCGATGGCCATTCGCGAGGTCGGCCGGCGCCTCTCGGCGCTCGCGCAGGGAGGCTCGCCCGAGGACGTGGGACAGGCGATCACGTTCCTCGTGAGCCCGGGCGCGCAGGGAATCACGGGGCGCACGCTGCGGGTCTGCGGCGGCGCGTTCATCGGGGCATAG
- a CDS encoding TetR/AcrR family transcriptional regulator — MVHPRTSEHDVPSAIVASATRLFAAQGFEATSVQAVADAVGVTKQAVLHHYPSKEHLRHAVLDAIVAHWNETLPRLLLVATASVDRFDAIFGELHRFFATDADRARVVLREVLDRPAEMRRLLCGPVQPWLEAVARYIRAGQESGTHFADVDPEAYVVHVMLLGIAAAACQTVTSAVLEGDARARYDAELGRIARASLFSPRPPRAPARKSSPAKR, encoded by the coding sequence ATGGTCCACCCGCGCACATCCGAGCACGACGTCCCGAGCGCCATCGTCGCCTCGGCCACGCGCCTTTTCGCGGCGCAGGGCTTCGAGGCGACCTCGGTGCAGGCCGTGGCCGATGCGGTGGGGGTGACGAAGCAGGCGGTCCTGCACCATTACCCGTCGAAGGAGCACCTGCGGCACGCGGTGCTCGACGCGATCGTCGCGCACTGGAACGAGACGCTGCCTCGCCTTTTGCTCGTGGCGACCGCGAGCGTCGACCGCTTCGATGCGATCTTCGGCGAGCTGCATCGGTTTTTCGCGACAGACGCCGACCGCGCGCGCGTGGTGCTGCGCGAGGTGCTCGACCGGCCCGCCGAGATGAGGCGGCTCTTGTGCGGGCCGGTGCAACCCTGGCTCGAGGCAGTCGCGCGCTACATCCGCGCGGGCCAGGAGAGCGGCACGCATTTCGCGGACGTGGACCCGGAGGCGTACGTGGTGCACGTGATGCTGCTCGGCATTGCAGCCGCGGCTTGCCAGACCGTGACATCGGCCGTCCTCGAGGGCGACGCGCGCGCCCGTTATGACGCAGAGCTCGGGCGCATCGCCCGGGCGAGCCTTTTCTCGCCGAGACCCCCGCGCGCGCCGGCGCGCAAGAGCTCCCCCGCAAAGAGGTGA
- a CDS encoding acetyl-CoA C-acyltransferase produces the protein MATKSGRRAVVVDGVRTPFVKAFTDFTKLDTIALGVAAVRGLMKKANLGHADVESIVWGGVILPGTAPNVGREIALDLRLHPGCEAMTVTRACASGLSAVTTAAAAIERGDADIVIAGGSDSTSNAEIKLPQKVVHALAPLALGKPTPADYLGVLGQLAPFTDILPKQPRIAERTTGEVMGEAAEKMARRNEISREAQDAFAVRSHKRAAAAIASGRFADEVVPVETPEGKWVHADGLVRADTSEEKLAKLRAVFAKDGTVTAGNASPLTDGAAAVLLMSEERARALGYVPRAAFASWSYVGVDPADQLLLGPALAMPKALDKAGMKLSEMDFVDLHEAFAAQVLSVVKMLGSAPFARMRLGREAPVGEIDPAKLNVHGGSIALGHPFGATGARMVTTMANELALTGKRAAVLGICAAGGLGAAAVLERID, from the coding sequence ATGGCGACGAAGAGCGGGCGAAGGGCGGTCGTGGTGGACGGCGTGCGGACGCCGTTCGTGAAGGCATTCACCGATTTCACCAAGCTCGACACCATCGCCCTCGGGGTGGCGGCGGTGCGCGGGCTGATGAAGAAGGCGAACCTCGGGCACGCCGACGTCGAGTCGATCGTCTGGGGCGGGGTGATCCTGCCCGGGACCGCGCCCAATGTGGGTCGCGAGATCGCGCTCGATCTGCGGCTGCATCCGGGCTGCGAGGCGATGACGGTGACGCGGGCTTGCGCGTCGGGGCTCTCGGCGGTCACCACGGCGGCCGCGGCCATCGAGCGGGGCGACGCGGACATCGTGATTGCGGGCGGGAGCGACTCGACGAGCAACGCCGAGATCAAGCTGCCGCAAAAGGTCGTGCACGCGCTCGCGCCGCTCGCGCTCGGAAAGCCCACGCCTGCCGATTACCTGGGCGTCCTCGGCCAGCTCGCGCCGTTCACGGACATCCTGCCGAAGCAGCCCCGGATCGCGGAGCGGACGACCGGCGAGGTGATGGGCGAGGCGGCCGAGAAGATGGCGCGCCGCAACGAGATCTCGCGCGAGGCGCAGGACGCGTTCGCCGTGCGATCGCACAAGCGCGCGGCGGCCGCGATTGCGTCGGGGCGATTCGCCGACGAGGTGGTGCCGGTCGAGACGCCCGAGGGAAAATGGGTGCACGCGGACGGCCTCGTGCGGGCCGATACGAGCGAGGAGAAGCTCGCGAAGCTGCGCGCGGTGTTCGCGAAGGACGGGACGGTCACGGCGGGCAATGCGAGCCCATTGACGGACGGGGCGGCGGCGGTGCTCCTGATGAGCGAGGAGAGGGCGCGGGCGCTCGGATACGTGCCGCGCGCGGCCTTCGCGTCGTGGTCGTACGTGGGCGTCGATCCGGCGGATCAACTGCTCCTGGGGCCGGCGCTCGCGATGCCGAAGGCGCTCGACAAGGCCGGGATGAAGCTTTCGGAGATGGATTTCGTGGACCTGCACGAGGCATTCGCGGCGCAGGTGCTCAGCGTCGTGAAGATGCTCGGCAGCGCGCCGTTCGCGCGAATGCGGCTCGGCCGCGAGGCGCCCGTGGGCGAGATCGATCCGGCCAAGCTCAACGTGCACGGCGGCTCGATCGCGCTCGGGCATCCGTTCGGCGCGACGGGCGCGCGCATGGTGACGACGATGGCGAACGAGCTGGCGCTGACCGGCAAGCGCGCGGCCGTGCTCGGAATCTGCGCGGCCGGAGGGCTGGGCGCGGCGGCGGTGCTCGAGCGTATCGATTAA
- a CDS encoding MaoC/PaaZ C-terminal domain-containing protein, which translates to MAVPTKHVLSQLPALCTLGGAALSAILPRRSGTAPKTPGPWIDAELSPRPAGLVRDYIRHVGGDPAWYRGRMPAHFFSQWGFPLAARALSGLPYPLARVVNAGCRIEQHAPLPVGEPLFARARLQSIDEDERRALVTTRVETGTRDVPFSVIAEMRVFIPLPSRGEGKKSGGNKAKPTVPADAREIAFMRLSKDAGLDFAKLTGDFNPIHWIRPYARASGFRSTILHGFATLARAIEALNRARFAGDPARLRIVDARFTRPLVLPGRAGVYVDDAGGIWVGDAPAGGAYLEGHYETEASR; encoded by the coding sequence ATGGCTGTCCCGACGAAGCACGTACTCTCGCAGCTCCCCGCCCTGTGCACGCTGGGCGGGGCGGCGCTCTCGGCGATCTTGCCCCGGCGCTCGGGCACGGCTCCGAAGACGCCCGGGCCGTGGATCGATGCGGAGCTTTCGCCTCGGCCCGCGGGGCTCGTGCGCGATTACATCCGCCACGTGGGCGGCGATCCGGCCTGGTATCGGGGCCGGATGCCCGCGCATTTCTTCTCGCAATGGGGTTTTCCGCTCGCCGCGCGCGCCCTCTCGGGCCTGCCCTACCCGCTCGCGCGCGTGGTGAACGCCGGCTGTCGCATCGAACAGCACGCGCCGCTGCCGGTGGGCGAGCCGCTCTTCGCGCGGGCGCGCTTGCAATCGATCGACGAGGACGAGCGGCGGGCGCTCGTCACCACGCGGGTGGAGACCGGGACGCGCGACGTGCCCTTTTCCGTCATCGCGGAGATGCGCGTCTTCATTCCGCTCCCCTCGCGCGGCGAGGGCAAGAAGAGCGGCGGCAACAAGGCGAAGCCCACGGTGCCGGCGGACGCGCGCGAGATCGCGTTCATGCGGCTGTCGAAGGACGCGGGACTCGACTTCGCGAAGCTCACGGGCGATTTCAATCCGATCCACTGGATCCGGCCGTACGCGCGGGCGTCCGGGTTTCGCTCGACGATCTTGCACGGGTTCGCGACCCTGGCGAGGGCGATCGAGGCGTTGAACCGCGCGCGCTTCGCCGGGGATCCGGCGCGCCTGCGAATCGTCGACGCGCGTTTCACCCGGCCGCTGGTTCTCCCGGGGCGCGCGGGGGTGTACGTGGACGACGCGGGTGGGATTTGGGTGGGGGATGCGCCCGCGGGGGGCGCTTACCTGGAAGGTCATTACGAGACGGAGGCCTCACGATGA
- a CDS encoding helix-turn-helix domain-containing protein → MLHDRSFPPPAHLAAHVAGVWRLSGDGEGAPDWLLPDVGGADIAIHLGGPGHLFFGGEWSEQPARFVVGGLSRALGLRHARSTDTLVIHLPPGCACLLGVPAAALRGTVAALGDIAPRLDRDLARWSDAALSKRSGVAELYAVLGAHVRPHCDPLMKRVAASFVREAELSVERLAGALEMSRRHLNRRFQESVGWTPRDFKRLARFARAWRIAGTGPVTSWAAVAADAGYFDQAHLVRDFKDLTGETPTQLFSTAWYDAIALDPATYAPMSHPSKTGT, encoded by the coding sequence ATGCTCCACGATCGCTCCTTCCCCCCTCCCGCGCACCTCGCCGCGCACGTCGCTGGCGTCTGGCGGCTCTCGGGGGACGGCGAGGGCGCGCCCGACTGGCTCTTGCCGGACGTCGGCGGCGCGGACATCGCCATTCACCTCGGCGGCCCGGGGCATCTGTTCTTCGGCGGAGAATGGTCCGAGCAGCCCGCGCGCTTCGTCGTCGGCGGCCTGTCGCGCGCGCTCGGCTTGCGGCACGCGCGCAGCACGGACACGCTCGTCATTCACCTGCCGCCCGGATGCGCGTGCCTGCTCGGCGTCCCCGCGGCGGCCTTGCGCGGGACGGTGGCCGCGCTCGGCGACATCGCGCCCCGGCTCGATCGCGACCTCGCGCGCTGGTCGGACGCCGCGCTCTCGAAGCGCAGCGGGGTGGCCGAGCTTTACGCCGTCCTCGGCGCGCACGTGAGACCCCATTGCGACCCGCTGATGAAGCGCGTCGCCGCCTCGTTCGTCCGCGAGGCCGAGCTGTCCGTGGAGAGGCTCGCGGGCGCGCTCGAAATGTCGCGCCGCCACCTCAATCGCCGATTCCAGGAGTCGGTCGGGTGGACGCCGCGCGATTTCAAGCGCCTGGCCCGTTTCGCCCGCGCGTGGCGCATCGCCGGCACGGGCCCCGTGACGAGCTGGGCCGCGGTCGCGGCGGACGCGGGCTACTTCGATCAGGCCCACCTCGTCCGCGACTTCAAGGACCTCACCGGGGAGACGCCCACCCAGCTCTTCTCGACGGCCTGGTACGACGCCATCGCCCTCGACCCCGCGACGTACGCGCCGATGTCCCATCCATCCAAGACCGGCACCTGA
- a CDS encoding bacteriocin fulvocin C-related protein: MNNCRHLLSVAAIALLGGVAGCMLTTNHADDEDGQREDVQSGVSPLSEEDGCETVHAWVERNHDNLPSTYNEVVRLPKPYRKGVFNASSPSVKSSLWRSHLSHYMESHPSMSQEQQAVLAEATAFASEELYSGDTSEATDARAQQILDDAKKVFSSADVGQIFTELGGSGSGGAQLDQPFCNCSLQSDQCWSQGNYKCTGNIVPCTWLGSGCGLFWTHSCNGICVGTP; encoded by the coding sequence ATGAATAATTGTCGTCACCTGCTGTCCGTTGCTGCGATCGCATTGCTCGGCGGAGTCGCCGGCTGCATGTTGACCACCAATCATGCCGATGACGAGGATGGTCAGCGCGAAGACGTGCAGTCGGGCGTCTCACCGTTGAGTGAAGAAGACGGCTGCGAGACCGTCCACGCGTGGGTTGAGAGGAATCACGACAATCTTCCGTCTACCTACAACGAGGTCGTTCGTCTGCCGAAGCCCTATCGGAAGGGCGTCTTCAATGCGTCCTCGCCCTCGGTGAAGAGCTCGCTGTGGAGGTCTCATCTTTCGCACTACATGGAGAGCCACCCCTCCATGAGCCAGGAGCAGCAGGCCGTCCTTGCCGAGGCCACGGCCTTCGCATCGGAGGAACTATACTCCGGTGATACGTCGGAAGCGACGGATGCGCGGGCCCAGCAGATCCTCGACGACGCAAAGAAGGTATTCAGCTCCGCGGACGTCGGGCAGATTTTCACCGAGCTTGGGGGCTCCGGTTCAGGCGGCGCGCAACTGGATCAGCCGTTCTGTAACTGCAGCCTGCAATCCGATCAGTGCTGGTCGCAGGGCAATTACAAGTGCACGGGCAACATTGTGCCCTGTACCTGGCTAGGCTCGGGGTGCGGACTGTTCTGGACGCACTCGTGCAACGGCATCTGTGTCGGTACCCCGTAG
- a CDS encoding SDR family NAD(P)-dependent oxidoreductase has product MAKPLQGKVAVVTGASRGAGRGIALSLGEAGAKVYVTGRSVRGGPTSEGMPGTVDDTADEVRRRGGEGIAVRCDHAVEEDVAALFARVEKESGRLDILVNNAWAGNEGYDGRTYADGSTWGTPFWERSEALWTRMMDGGARLHLKASRHGAPLLVAQKSGLVVCTSFADHGKYVGDFYYDLAKATISRLAFAMAQELRPHGVACVTLSPGWMRTERVLSAGVGDHLDQTESVEYIGRAVVALARAPEIALARTGEALSVGELAREFGFTDVDGRQPPPFRVSDETPAHAG; this is encoded by the coding sequence ATGGCAAAGCCACTTCAGGGAAAGGTCGCAGTGGTCACGGGTGCGAGCCGGGGCGCCGGGCGCGGGATCGCGCTCTCGCTCGGGGAGGCGGGCGCCAAGGTGTACGTCACCGGGCGCAGCGTCCGGGGAGGTCCGACCTCCGAGGGAATGCCCGGCACGGTGGACGACACCGCCGACGAGGTCCGGCGTCGCGGCGGTGAGGGAATCGCCGTTCGGTGCGATCACGCCGTCGAAGAGGACGTCGCCGCCCTGTTCGCGCGGGTCGAGAAGGAGAGCGGCCGGCTCGATATCCTCGTCAACAACGCCTGGGCGGGAAACGAGGGGTATGACGGCCGGACGTACGCGGACGGCTCGACGTGGGGCACGCCGTTCTGGGAGCGGTCGGAGGCGCTATGGACGCGCATGATGGACGGCGGCGCGCGATTGCACCTCAAGGCGAGCCGCCACGGCGCGCCGCTGCTCGTGGCCCAGAAGAGCGGGCTCGTCGTGTGCACGTCCTTCGCCGATCACGGCAAGTACGTGGGGGATTTCTATTATGACCTCGCCAAGGCCACCATCTCGCGCCTCGCGTTCGCCATGGCGCAGGAGCTACGGCCGCACGGCGTCGCCTGCGTCACGCTCTCGCCCGGCTGGATGCGCACCGAGCGCGTGCTCTCCGCCGGTGTGGGGGATCATCTCGACCAGACGGAGTCCGTCGAATACATCGGCCGCGCGGTGGTCGCCCTGGCCCGTGCGCCCGAGATCGCGCTCGCGCGCACAGGCGAGGCGCTGAGCGTCGGGGAGCTGGCGCGCGAATTCGGCTTCACCGACGTCGACGGCCGCCAGCCCCCGCCCTTCCGCGTCTCCGACGAGACCCCCGCGCACGCCGGTTAA
- a CDS encoding TlpA family protein disulfide reductase, with protein MSRKELFVTLGVGAVSFAFATLSGAVSWVFQFVITGLTYFFAGLTLNRRQSLVENRGIVALIVLVPYLLIYGGVSIWARSLQTYPIWIVSVLGYALGALAGARLKRRRNLFIAVAAYIATVTPGGAFFMYHWLNHVFQPVDSQINRTIHFSLSKEDGTRVESDDLKGRVVVLKFWATSCTACIKEFPTFDLLYKKYETEADVAIYSVNIPLEDETPSQIVQHTKGYSFPVLFTVEDIREVGRRFGIQGVPTILVLDRSNVVRYSGPLALGDHSFVSEISLLVERLRQESHSARPRLQTSGESNE; from the coding sequence ATGAGCAGGAAGGAGCTTTTCGTTACCCTCGGGGTCGGGGCAGTCTCGTTTGCGTTCGCTACGCTCTCAGGGGCAGTGAGCTGGGTATTTCAATTCGTCATCACTGGGCTCACGTACTTCTTCGCGGGCCTCACTTTGAATAGGCGACAGTCACTGGTCGAGAACCGAGGCATCGTAGCGCTCATCGTGCTGGTGCCATACCTGCTGATCTACGGAGGCGTGTCGATCTGGGCACGTTCTCTTCAAACGTATCCAATTTGGATTGTGAGTGTTCTTGGATACGCTCTCGGAGCCTTGGCAGGGGCACGGTTGAAGCGTCGGCGCAACTTGTTCATCGCCGTGGCCGCCTACATTGCGACGGTGACCCCTGGTGGGGCGTTCTTCATGTACCACTGGCTGAACCATGTCTTCCAGCCAGTCGACTCGCAAATCAATAGAACTATCCATTTTAGCCTCTCGAAAGAGGACGGTACCCGAGTGGAGTCCGACGACCTGAAGGGTCGCGTTGTGGTCCTAAAATTCTGGGCCACCTCTTGTACCGCATGTATCAAGGAATTTCCGACGTTTGATCTTCTGTATAAAAAATACGAAACCGAAGCGGATGTGGCAATTTACTCCGTGAACATTCCGCTGGAGGACGAGACTCCGAGCCAGATCGTGCAACACACCAAGGGATACTCATTCCCTGTGCTCTTCACTGTCGAAGACATACGCGAGGTCGGAAGACGATTCGGTATTCAGGGTGTCCCCACGATACTCGTGCTCGATAGGTCGAATGTGGTCAGATATAGCGGCCCCCTGGCTTTGGGTGACCATAGTTTTGTCAGTGAGATCAGTCTTCTCGTGGAGCGACTGAGGCAAGAATCTCACAGTGCCCGACCACGACTGCAAACATCAGGAGAGTCTAATGAATAA
- a CDS encoding MYXO-CTERM sorting domain-containing protein, with product MRTARTSSEPRRSALLRVLFAVIALVLATSAPRLAHAVGTVTLVTKEPEESNERWKLNFTINYGSTPDIAYIPMVFSFTPTMLYERTLTDQSPEKPVIVRKPLQGQVPINLSMDVGFSDATGKKFSTTKFDFPIRRDKGFEAGEYDLKITRAEDGAQVGQTMKIKLKGDNPIVDRRAMVFSGEKKKTDEEKKEGDGAAASEEKKDEGAEAAGDANASGSETPTEAPPAEPPKQGGCGCRVAGEPSAPGAAALASLLFGALVTLRRRASRRA from the coding sequence ATGCGAACAGCCCGCACGTCCTCAGAACCTCGCCGCTCGGCGCTTCTGCGTGTGCTCTTCGCGGTGATAGCGCTCGTCCTCGCGACGAGCGCCCCGCGCCTCGCGCACGCCGTCGGGACCGTCACCCTCGTGACCAAGGAGCCCGAAGAGTCCAACGAGAGGTGGAAGCTGAACTTCACCATCAACTACGGGAGCACGCCGGACATCGCGTACATCCCGATGGTCTTCAGCTTCACGCCCACCATGCTCTACGAACGGACGCTCACCGACCAGTCGCCCGAGAAGCCGGTCATCGTCCGCAAGCCGCTGCAAGGCCAGGTGCCCATCAACCTGAGCATGGACGTCGGCTTCTCCGACGCGACCGGCAAGAAGTTCAGCACGACCAAGTTCGACTTCCCGATCCGTCGCGACAAGGGCTTCGAGGCCGGCGAGTACGACCTGAAGATCACCCGCGCCGAGGACGGCGCGCAGGTCGGACAGACCATGAAGATCAAGCTGAAGGGCGACAACCCCATCGTCGACCGCCGCGCGATGGTCTTCTCCGGTGAGAAGAAGAAGACCGACGAGGAAAAGAAAGAGGGCGATGGCGCCGCCGCGTCCGAGGAGAAGAAGGACGAGGGCGCCGAGGCCGCTGGCGATGCGAACGCGTCGGGCTCCGAGACGCCCACCGAGGCGCCCCCGGCCGAGCCCCCCAAGCAAGGCGGCTGCGGCTGCCGCGTGGCCGGCGAGCCCTCTGCCCCCGGCGCCGCCGCCCTCGCGTCCCTGCTCTTCGGCGCGCTCGTGACGCTCCGCCGCCGCGCATCGCGCCGCGCCTGA